A genome region from Sceloporus undulatus isolate JIND9_A2432 ecotype Alabama chromosome 1, SceUnd_v1.1, whole genome shotgun sequence includes the following:
- the DMAC2L gene encoding ATP synthase subunit s, mitochondrial produces the protein MLTEALARQANVWKKLPSSCDGRRHFWGWLNSVFNKVDYERIQAVGPDRAASEWLLRCGAFVRYHGFDKWQQDYNGLPTGPLGKYKIQAIDATESCIMYKGFDYLDGLEHVEEIKFCKCMYIQDDCLQRLSETQSLQKSLLRLWIISCGNVTDKGVIALNKLSNLEYLFLSDLPGIKNKETTTQILRKSMPALELELDLE, from the exons ATGCTGACTGAAGCTTTGGCACGGCAAGCAAACGTATGGAAGAAATTGCCCTCCTCCTGTGATGGGCGCCGGCATTTCTGGGGCTGGTTAAACAGTGTTTTCAACAA GGTAGACTACGAACGGATCCAGGCTGTTGGCCCAGACAGAGCAGCTTCGGAGTGGCTCCTTCGGTGTGGAGCATTTGTACGATATCATGGATTTGATAAATGGCAGCAAGATTACAATGGCCTCCCTACTGGGCCATTAGGAAAATATAAGATACAAGCAATAGATGCCACAGAATCTTGCATCATGTATAAAGGATTTGATTATTTAG ATGGCCTGGAACATGTTGAGGAAATCAAATTTTGCAAGTGCATGTACATCCAAGATGACTGCTTACAGCGGCTCAGCGAGACCCAAAGCTTGCAGAAAAGTCTGCTACGCCTGTGGATAATTTCCTGTGGGAACGTCACAGACAAAGGTGTCATTGCACTGAATAAGCTCAG TAACCTTGAATATTTGTTCCTGAGTGACTTACCTGggataaaaaacaaagaaaccacGACACAGATCCTTAGGAAATCAATGCCAGCACTGGAGCTGGAGTTAGACTTGGAATAA